Proteins encoded in a region of the Populus nigra chromosome 3, ddPopNigr1.1, whole genome shotgun sequence genome:
- the LOC133689966 gene encoding transcription factor-like protein DPB, whose product MVAGGAHLEDGDRHPSSASRRGGGGGGGATTGSWVSGQSVSTSGSVGSPSSRSEHAMATPASDSTFLRLNHLDIHADDAATQDAAANKKKKRGQRAVGADKSGRGLRQFSIKVCEKVESKGTTTYNEVADELVAEFADPSNSVSTPDQQQYDEKNIRRRVYDALNVLMALDIISKDKKEIQWKGLPRTSLSDIEELKVERLGLRNRIEKKAAYLQELEEQFVGLQNLIQRNEQLYSSGNAPSGGVSLPFILVQTRPHATVEVEISEDMQLVHFDFNSTPFELHDDNYVLKAMKFCERPQSDDMAPNPPADGGEGSSMSSMYQPQILASPSTNTPVRHPTSPPLPGIIKARVKNEH is encoded by the exons ATGGTCGCTGGTGGGGCCCACCTGGAAGATGGAGACAGGCACCCTTCGTCGGCCTctagaagaggaggaggaggaggaggaggagccaCCACGGGCTCCTGGGTGTCGGGCCAATCGGTGTCAACTAGCGGCAGCGTGGGGTCTCCATCCAGCAGGAGCGAGCATGCCATGGCCACTCCCGCTAGTGACAGCACTTTCTTAAGGTTGAACCATCTCGACATTCACGCCGATGATGCCGCCACTCAAGATGCCGCCGC taataagaagaaaaagagaggtCAACGGGCTGTTGGAGCTGATAAGAGTGGTAGAGGACTTCGTCAATTTAGCATCAAAG TTTGTGAAAAGGTGGAATCCAAAGGAACAACTACTTACAACGAG GTAGCAGATGAACTTGTTGCAGAGTTTGCTGACCCTAGCAATAGTGTTTCTACCCCAGATCAG CAACAATATGATGAGAAAAACATTCGGCGGAGGGTATATGATGCTCTGAATGTACTCATGGCATTAGATATCATATCTAAGGATAAAAAGGAAATACAGTGGAAAGGTCTTCCCCGAACTAGCCTAAGTGATATTGAAGAATTGAAG GTTGAGCGTCTTGGATTGAGAAATAGGATCGAAAAGAAAGCTGCCTATTTGCAAGAGCTGGAGGAACAA TTTGTAGGTCTTCAGAACCTGATACAGCGAAACGAACAACTGTACAGCTCAGGAAATGCTCCTAGTGGTGGTGTGTCGTTGCCTTTTATTCTGGTGCAG ACACGCCCTCATGCAACTGTTGAAGTGGAGATATCAGAAGATATGCAGCTGGTTCACTTTGATTTTAATAG CACTCCTTTCGAGCTCCATGATGATAATTATGTTCTCAAGGCAATGAAATTTTGTGAGAGACCCCAGAGCGATGATATGGCACCCAATCCACCTGCTGATGGAGGTGAAGGTTCTAGCATGTCCAGCATGTATCAACCACAAATCCTTGCTTCCCCAAGTACAAACACCCCAGTTAGGCATCCTACTTCGCCGCCTCTTCCTGGAATCATAAAAGCACGTGTTAAGAATGAGCATTGA